One stretch of Halichoerus grypus chromosome 8, mHalGry1.hap1.1, whole genome shotgun sequence DNA includes these proteins:
- the ZDHHC22 gene encoding palmitoyltransferase ZDHHC22, translated as MLALRLLNVVAPAYFLCISLVTLALQLFLFLPSMRQDPAAARLFPPALLHGALFLFLSTNALGNYVLVIQNSPDDLDACQGPSARRAPCPPPSTHFCRVCARATLRHDHHCFFTGNCIGSRNMRNFVLFCLYTSLACLYSMVAGVAYISAALSTSFAHPLAFLTLLPTSISQFFSGEWALACRLGPTQGPSTPTPSLPDLANKNTGCPVKS; from the coding sequence ATGCTGGCCCTGAGGCTGCTGAACGTGGTGGCCCCCGCCTACTTCCTGTGCATCTCCCTGGTGACCTTGGCGCTGcagctcttcctcttcctgcccaGCATGCGCCAGGACCCCGCGGCCGCCCGGCTCTTCCCTCCCGCGCTGCTCCACGGGGCGCTCTTCCTGTTCCTCTCCACAAATGCCCTGGGCAATTACGTCCTGGTCATCCAGAACTCCCCCGACGACCTGGACGCCTGCCAGGGGCCCTCGGCCAGGAGGGCCCCGTGCCCCCCGCCCAGCACCCACTTCTGTCGAGTGTGCGCCAGAGCTACCCTGAGGCATGACCATCACTGTTTCTTCACGGGCAACTGCATCGGCAGCAGGAACATGCGCAACTTCGTCCTGTTCTGCCTCTACACCTCCCTTGCCTGCCTCTACTCCATGGTGGCCGGCGTGGCCTACATCTCAGCGGCCCTTTCCACCTCCTTTGCCCACCCCTTGGCCTTCCTCACgctccttcccacctccatcAGCCAGTTCTTCTCCGGTGAGTGGGCCTTGGCCTGCAGGTTGGGCCCTACACAAggaccctccacccccaccccaagtttgccagatttagcaaataaaaatacaggatgcccagttaaatccTAA